A genomic segment from Triticum dicoccoides isolate Atlit2015 ecotype Zavitan chromosome 1A, WEW_v2.0, whole genome shotgun sequence encodes:
- the LOC119277632 gene encoding AP-3 complex subunit mu-like isoform X2, producing MLQCVFLLSDSGEVMVEKQMTAHRVDRAICGWYWEYVLAHAAGDPSKVLQVVVSPTHYLFQVYRSGVTFLACTQVEMPPLMAIEFLSRVADVLTDYLGDINEDTIKDNFVIVYQILDEMMDNGFPLTTEPNILKELVAQPNMVSKMLNVMTGKSSTIGSKLPDATASFVPWRTTIVKDASNEVYVNIVEELDACVNREGVLVKCEACGEIEVNSSLPGLPELTLSFANPTIINDVRFHPCVRFRPWEANQILSFVPPDGQFKLMSYRVKKLKTTPIYVKPQLSSDSGNCRVHVMVGIRNDPGKPIDSIIVQFQLPPLIASADLTANHGTVDILADQTCVWTIGHIPKDKAPSLSGNLRLEEGLAHLHAFPIFQVKFRIMGAALSGLQIDKLDVKNTPSAPYKGFRAQTQAGRYEVRS from the exons ATGCTGCAGTgcgtcttcctcctctccgattCCGG GGaggtgatggtggagaagcagatGACGGCGCACCGCGTGGACCGCGCCATCTGCGGCTGGTACTGGGAGTACGTTCTCGCCCACGCCGCCGGCGACCCGTCCAAG GTCTTGCAGGTTGTGGTGTCCCCAACACACTACTTGTTTCAAGTATATCGCAGTGGGGTGACGTTCTTGGCGTGCACCCAAGTGGAGATGCCCCCCTTGATGGCTATCGAG TTTCTCTCTCGCGTGGCTGATGTCTTGACAGATTACCTTGGAGATATAAATGAAGACACAATCAAAGACAACTTCGTAATTGTTTATCAG ATTCTAGATGAAATGATGGACAATGGCTTTCCACTAACTACTGAGCCAAACATCTTGAAAGAGTTGGTTGCCCAACCAAATATGGTCAGCAAAATGTTGAATGTTATGACTGGTAAGAGTTCTACTATCGGTAGCAAACTTCCAGATGCAACTGCTTCTTTTGTACCTTGGAGAACAACAATTGTCAAGGATGCAAGCAATGAAGTCTATGTTAACATAGTTGAGGAACTAGATGCATGTGTGAACAG GGAAGGGGTTCTAGTGAAATGTGAGGCATGTGGTGAAATTGAAGTGAATTCAAGTCTTCCAGGGTTACCAGAGTTGACATTGTCATTTGCAAATCCTACAATTATCAATGATGTGAGGTTCCACCCTTGTGTCCGATTTAGACCCTGGGAAGCCAATCAGATCCTATCATTTGTTCCTCCTGATGGGCAGTTCAAGCTTATGAGTTATAG GGTTAAGAAATTGAAGACCACACCAATTTACGTGAAACCACAATTATCATCTGATTCTGGGAATTGCCGTGTTCATGTGATGGTGGGGATTCGGAATGATCCTGGGAAACCTATTGATTCTATAATAGTGCAGTTTCAGTTGCCTCCCCTTATTGCTTCTGCTGATTTGACGGCAAACCACGGCACAGTCGACATCCTTGCTGATCAG ACCTGTGTGTGGACAATTGGGCATATTCCGAAAGACAAAGCACCATCCCTCTCTGGAAATCTACGTCTCGAGGAAGGACTCGCTCATCTGCATGCATTTCCAATATTTCAGGTGAAATTCAGGATTATGGGGGCTGCGCTGTCTGGGCTTCAAATTGATAAACTGGACGTGAAAAATACACCAAGCGCACCATACAAAGGTTTTCGAGCCCAAACTCAGGCTGGAAGGTATGAGGTCAGGTCCTAG
- the LOC119277632 gene encoding AP-3 complex subunit mu-like isoform X1 — protein MLQCVFLLSDSGEVMVEKQMTAHRVDRAICGWYWEYVLAHAAGDPSKVLQVVVSPTHYLFQVYRSGVTFLACTQVEMPPLMAIEFLSRVADVLTDYLGDINEDTIKDNFVIVYQVYILTLIQILDEMMDNGFPLTTEPNILKELVAQPNMVSKMLNVMTGKSSTIGSKLPDATASFVPWRTTIVKDASNEVYVNIVEELDACVNREGVLVKCEACGEIEVNSSLPGLPELTLSFANPTIINDVRFHPCVRFRPWEANQILSFVPPDGQFKLMSYRVKKLKTTPIYVKPQLSSDSGNCRVHVMVGIRNDPGKPIDSIIVQFQLPPLIASADLTANHGTVDILADQTCVWTIGHIPKDKAPSLSGNLRLEEGLAHLHAFPIFQVKFRIMGAALSGLQIDKLDVKNTPSAPYKGFRAQTQAGRYEVRS, from the exons ATGCTGCAGTgcgtcttcctcctctccgattCCGG GGaggtgatggtggagaagcagatGACGGCGCACCGCGTGGACCGCGCCATCTGCGGCTGGTACTGGGAGTACGTTCTCGCCCACGCCGCCGGCGACCCGTCCAAG GTCTTGCAGGTTGTGGTGTCCCCAACACACTACTTGTTTCAAGTATATCGCAGTGGGGTGACGTTCTTGGCGTGCACCCAAGTGGAGATGCCCCCCTTGATGGCTATCGAG TTTCTCTCTCGCGTGGCTGATGTCTTGACAGATTACCTTGGAGATATAAATGAAGACACAATCAAAGACAACTTCGTAATTGTTTATCAG GTTTATATTCTTACATTAATCCAGATTCTAGATGAAATGATGGACAATGGCTTTCCACTAACTACTGAGCCAAACATCTTGAAAGAGTTGGTTGCCCAACCAAATATGGTCAGCAAAATGTTGAATGTTATGACTGGTAAGAGTTCTACTATCGGTAGCAAACTTCCAGATGCAACTGCTTCTTTTGTACCTTGGAGAACAACAATTGTCAAGGATGCAAGCAATGAAGTCTATGTTAACATAGTTGAGGAACTAGATGCATGTGTGAACAG GGAAGGGGTTCTAGTGAAATGTGAGGCATGTGGTGAAATTGAAGTGAATTCAAGTCTTCCAGGGTTACCAGAGTTGACATTGTCATTTGCAAATCCTACAATTATCAATGATGTGAGGTTCCACCCTTGTGTCCGATTTAGACCCTGGGAAGCCAATCAGATCCTATCATTTGTTCCTCCTGATGGGCAGTTCAAGCTTATGAGTTATAG GGTTAAGAAATTGAAGACCACACCAATTTACGTGAAACCACAATTATCATCTGATTCTGGGAATTGCCGTGTTCATGTGATGGTGGGGATTCGGAATGATCCTGGGAAACCTATTGATTCTATAATAGTGCAGTTTCAGTTGCCTCCCCTTATTGCTTCTGCTGATTTGACGGCAAACCACGGCACAGTCGACATCCTTGCTGATCAG ACCTGTGTGTGGACAATTGGGCATATTCCGAAAGACAAAGCACCATCCCTCTCTGGAAATCTACGTCTCGAGGAAGGACTCGCTCATCTGCATGCATTTCCAATATTTCAGGTGAAATTCAGGATTATGGGGGCTGCGCTGTCTGGGCTTCAAATTGATAAACTGGACGTGAAAAATACACCAAGCGCACCATACAAAGGTTTTCGAGCCCAAACTCAGGCTGGAAGGTATGAGGTCAGGTCCTAG